Proteins co-encoded in one Arachis hypogaea cultivar Tifrunner chromosome 11, arahy.Tifrunner.gnm2.J5K5, whole genome shotgun sequence genomic window:
- the LOC112722408 gene encoding uncharacterized protein, with protein MPLTLIFKSKTLTLKPYPVTRCCPYPSSHNTHGFLSPFHERKETEAESEIEGEGMRGRRREGGREGSSPRRHRPQPPHCELCFVAHTHTASLYHERKKLRQRGRGSLRREIAQRGKGCAVIAAQPSRRLGVRRQVRVEGRKKPLCQCRAERDSPPAPSSSLLRHRRVRNRGGSTAPPWVPFCRTRRRRKAENGRRWERRRRELEELRPVAADAPLPRVPFPARSAAVKPRSASGCRKTVVDVGAGITPPLLLAVSSCSAISAAGERSLVAGKPLPPRLSESFIAAAA; from the exons atgcccttaaccctaattttcaaaagtaaaaccctaaccctgaaaccctaCCCGGTTACCCGTTGTTGCCCATACCCCAGCAGCCACAATACGCACGGTTTCCTTTCTCCTTTTCATGAAAGGAAGGAAACAGAAGCAGAAAGTGAAATTGAGGGAGAAGGAATGAGGGGTCGCCGGcgtgaagggggaagggaagggAGTTCACCGCGCCGCCATCGTCCTCAGCCGCCTCACTGCGAGCTGTGCTTCGTGGCCCACACCCACACGGCTTCCCTTTACcatgaaagaaagaaattgaggcagagagggagagggagcttGAGAAGGGAGATCGCGCAGAGAGGGAAGGGCTGCGCTGTGATCGCCGCCCAGCCGTCGCGCCGTCTTGGGGTCCGCCGTCAGGTCCGAGTCGAAGGAAGGAAGAAGCCGCTCTGTCAGTGTCGCGCAGAGAGGGACTCGCCGCCAGCTCCGTCGTCCTCACTGCTGCGCCATCGTCGGGTCCGCAATCGTGGAGGAAGCACAGCGCCGCCGTGGGTCCCTTTTTGTCGAACTCGAAGGAGGAGGAAGGCCGAGAATGGGCGACGCTGGGAGAGAAGGAGACGCGAGCTGGAGGAGTTGCGTCCAGTCGCCGCCGACGCGCCACTGCCGAGGGTCCCTTTTCCTGCTAGATCTGCCGCCGTGAAACCCCGCAGTGCCTCTGGTTGCCGGAAAACGGTGGTGGATGTTGGTGCTGGGATAACGCCGCCACTGCTGCTGGCCGTTTCGAGCTGCTCCGCCATCTCTGCCGCCGGAGAACGCAGTTTAGTCGCCGGAAAACCACTGCCG CCGCGGTTGTCGGAGTCTTTCAtcgccgctgccgcttga
- the LOC112722407 gene encoding uncharacterized protein, translating into MRGRRREGGREGSSPRRHRPQPPHCELCFVAHTHTASLYHERKKLRQRGRGSLRREIAQRGKGCAVIAAQPSHRLGVRRQVRVEGRKKPLCQCRAERDSPPAPSSSLLRHRRVRNRGGSTAPPWVPFCRTRRRRKAENGRRWERRRRELEELRPVAADAPLPRVPFPARSAAVKPRSASGCRKTVVDVGAGITPPLLLAVSSCSAISAAGERSLVAGKPLPPRLSESFIAAAA; encoded by the exons ATGAGGGGTCGCCGGcgtgaagggggaagggaagggAGTTCACCGCGCCGCCATCGTCCTCAGCCGCCTCACTGCGAGCTATGCTTCGTGGCCCACACCCACACGGCTTCCCTTTACcatgaaagaaagaaattgaggcagagagggagagggagcttGAGAAGGGAGATCGCGCAGAGAGGGAAGGGCTGCGCTGTGATCGCCGCCCAGCCGTCGCACCGTCTTGGGGTCCGCCGTCAGGTCCGAGTCGAAGGAAGGAAGAAGCCGCTCTGTCAGTGTCGCGCAGAGAGGGACTCGCCGCCAGCTCCGTCGTCCTCACTGCTGCGCCATCGTCGGGTCCGCAATCGTGGAGGAAGCACAGCGCCGCCGTGGGTCCCTTTTTGTCGAACTCGAAGGAGAAGGAAGGCCGAGAATGGGCGACGCTGGGAGAGAAGGAGACGCGAGCTGGAGGAGTTGCGTCCAGTCGCCGCCGACGCGCCACTGCCGAGGGTCCCTTTTCCTGCTAGATCTGCCGCCGTGAAACCCCGCAGTGCCTCTGGTTGCCGGAAAACGGTGGTGGATGTTGGTGCTGGGATAACGCCGCCACTGCTGCTGGCCGTTTCGAGCTGCTCCGCCATCTCTGCCGCCGGAGAACGCAGTTTAGTCGCCGGAAAACCACTGCCG CCGCGGTTGTCGGAGTCTTTCAtcgccgctgccgcttga